The Bacteroidota bacterium genome includes a window with the following:
- the rsmI gene encoding 16S rRNA (cytidine(1402)-2'-O)-methyltransferase: MPARVILIPTPIGNLEDITLRAKRLLQEADLVAAEDTRETGKLLKLLGIERPLTALHQHNEHFKVGTLLERVAQEGLTLALVSDAGTPGISDPGFLLVREAIAAGIPVEALPGATAFVPALVASGLPCDRFVFEGFLPQKKGRKTRLDALHEEVRTMVFYESPFRILKLMEEFQKHFGPDRQVAVARELSKLHETYYRGSVQDVIQQLKNGILKGEMVVVLAGKE; encoded by the coding sequence ATGCCTGCGCGCGTAATTCTGATTCCCACCCCCATCGGCAACCTCGAAGATATCACATTGAGAGCCAAAAGACTGCTTCAGGAAGCGGATTTAGTAGCGGCCGAAGACACGCGGGAAACCGGCAAATTGCTCAAGCTGCTCGGCATTGAGCGGCCATTGACCGCGTTGCATCAGCACAATGAGCACTTCAAGGTAGGTACACTCCTGGAACGCGTCGCCCAAGAGGGCCTTACCCTTGCATTGGTTTCCGACGCCGGCACGCCGGGGATTTCCGACCCGGGCTTTTTGTTGGTCAGGGAGGCGATCGCGGCTGGAATCCCTGTGGAGGCACTCCCCGGCGCTACGGCTTTTGTTCCTGCACTTGTCGCAAGTGGCTTGCCCTGTGACCGGTTTGTTTTCGAAGGATTCCTTCCACAGAAAAAGGGACGCAAAACCCGCCTCGATGCCTTGCATGAGGAGGTGCGCACGATGGTCTTCTACGAATCCCCGTTCCGCATCCTCAAGCTCATGGAGGAATTCCAAAAGCATTTCGGGCCTGACCGCCAAGTTGCCGTTGCACGTGAATTGAGCAAATTGCACGAGACCTATTACCGGGGCAGCGTACAGGATGTCATCCAACAACTGAAAAATGGAATTCTCAAGGGGGAAATGGTCGTGGTATTGGCTGGCAAGGAATAA
- the lnt gene encoding apolipoprotein N-acyltransferase yields MEFSRGKWSWYWLARNKPYWLILLTGLLLAASFPPSPLNYLIYIAFVPVFVLFETGIVPERQPEDTIFLPFKRVLLVLWRIGTWQWIWRKSTRGLKVFRYRRRTISGNAQLFRYSYSIFFIWNALCCYWLMLTALGANSVQVAFVNVMAGILAIALNPVLMSIPWQLHSRLRHFLAPELSALALCSFWIAFEYLHFNWELAWPWLTLGHALSFHPEMIQYAEFTGVLGISAQILLVNVLAYVAVRHMRASLTKSGISLLGAVLIFAAPYLMNVPLTNPARQAFQSNDSLRVRIIQPDLDPFVQRSNISTQQTIDQFVTQITSQPLDSGTIVLLPEKAIDQPLDPVAILKGRLMAPLWEIVDSYHVEILTGIEDVETYSDLVTPPISARQGYGIVGGKRKLVYTDHYNSALIMHADRSTLVYRKGHLVPMVERVPFLKGLRALKFLRIDPAKGMESYGRPDSIQLSHTQSGIPTNILICYESAFGDHTRRKTLMGAQWIAMITNDAWWRQSSGYVQHAGLCVIRAIENRRAIARCANNGRSMFVDARGEITQATDYSVPAVIEGNVPLYTYTTYYVRHGDYIGEIALGMSGILTLLGILLHYRRKKQKLDS; encoded by the coding sequence ATGGAATTCTCAAGGGGGAAATGGTCGTGGTATTGGCTGGCAAGGAATAAGCCGTATTGGCTCATCCTTTTGACCGGCCTCTTGCTGGCGGCCTCGTTTCCGCCATCACCCCTGAATTACCTCATTTACATCGCATTCGTTCCGGTTTTTGTCTTGTTTGAAACGGGAATCGTCCCCGAAAGACAGCCCGAAGACACCATTTTCCTTCCCTTCAAACGGGTCTTGTTGGTTTTGTGGCGAATTGGCACCTGGCAATGGATCTGGCGAAAAAGTACCCGGGGCTTGAAAGTTTTCCGCTATCGCCGCCGCACCATTTCCGGCAATGCCCAACTCTTCCGCTACAGCTACAGCATCTTTTTCATTTGGAATGCGCTCTGCTGTTACTGGCTGATGCTCACCGCCCTCGGCGCCAACAGTGTGCAAGTCGCCTTCGTGAATGTCATGGCGGGCATTCTCGCAATTGCCTTGAACCCCGTTTTGATGTCGATTCCCTGGCAATTGCACTCCCGGCTCCGTCATTTTTTGGCTCCCGAACTCTCCGCACTTGCACTATGCTCCTTTTGGATCGCCTTTGAATACCTTCATTTCAACTGGGAACTTGCCTGGCCATGGCTTACGCTTGGCCATGCCTTGAGCTTCCATCCCGAAATGATCCAATATGCGGAATTCACCGGGGTGCTCGGAATCTCCGCACAGATTCTCTTGGTCAATGTTTTGGCTTACGTAGCCGTGCGCCACATGCGGGCAAGCTTGACAAAGTCCGGCATTTCATTGCTGGGGGCCGTTTTGATTTTCGCCGCCCCGTACTTGATGAATGTCCCTTTGACCAACCCGGCTCGGCAAGCCTTTCAAAGCAATGACAGTCTACGGGTCAGGATCATTCAGCCCGACCTCGATCCCTTCGTCCAACGCAGCAACATCAGCACGCAGCAAACCATTGACCAGTTTGTCACTCAAATCACATCGCAACCTTTGGACAGTGGCACGATCGTTTTGCTTCCGGAAAAGGCAATTGACCAGCCCTTGGATCCCGTGGCCATTTTGAAGGGAAGGCTGATGGCACCCTTGTGGGAAATTGTCGATTCCTATCACGTGGAAATTTTGACGGGCATCGAAGACGTCGAGACCTACTCCGACTTGGTGACGCCACCGATCAGCGCCCGCCAAGGATATGGAATCGTGGGCGGAAAACGCAAGCTCGTCTACACCGACCACTACAACAGTGCCTTGATCATGCATGCCGACCGTAGCACGTTGGTTTATCGCAAGGGACATCTGGTGCCGATGGTGGAACGGGTGCCTTTTCTCAAGGGTCTACGCGCACTGAAATTTTTGCGCATCGACCCCGCAAAGGGCATGGAAAGTTATGGCAGGCCGGATTCGATCCAGCTTTCGCATACACAATCGGGCATCCCTACCAATATTTTAATCTGCTACGAAAGCGCATTTGGTGACCACACCCGACGCAAGACGCTTATGGGCGCACAATGGATTGCGATGATCACCAACGATGCCTGGTGGCGGCAAAGTTCGGGGTACGTGCAGCATGCTGGGCTATGTGTGATCCGAGCCATTGAAAATCGGCGTGCCATCGCACGGTGTGCCAACAATGGCCGCAGCATGTTTGTCGATGCCCGCGGTGAAATTACACAGGCCACAGACTACAGTGTCCCGGCCGTGATCGAAGGAAATGTTCCATTGTACACCTACACTACTTATTATGTGCGTCACGGCGACTATATTGGCGAGATTGCTTTGGGGATGTCGGGAATTCTGACACTTTTGGGCATTTTGTTGCATTACAGGCGTAAAAAGCAAAAACTTGATTCATGA